The following are encoded in a window of Limibacter armeniacum genomic DNA:
- a CDS encoding ribonuclease Z, whose translation MAFEVTILGSSAATPVRDRYMTSQYVEVENNHFLIDCGEATQFQLIRHNISLHKISRIFISHLHGDHFFGLPGLLSTMHLNKRTADLHIHGPRGLDEVLLANFKHSRTVLNFRVFIYENTNEFPEVIFENDALTVETIPLSHRVPCTGFLIKEKPKQRRIIPEKLPSGISFDMFKKLKAGENVNFEGQLLVSENVTLPPKKSRSYAFCSDTRFLESIIPQVTNADLLYHEATFAEKHKERAAITFHSTAREAGIIAANANVGKLLIGHFSARYKDLDPLLEEAREVFEDTDLAIEGSSFEIVC comes from the coding sequence TTGGCTTTTGAGGTAACGATACTGGGTTCTAGTGCTGCGACACCTGTGAGAGATAGATATATGACCTCACAGTACGTTGAAGTTGAGAACAATCATTTTCTGATTGACTGCGGGGAAGCTACACAGTTTCAGTTAATCCGTCATAATATTAGCCTACACAAAATTTCACGCATCTTTATCAGTCATTTGCATGGAGACCACTTTTTTGGCCTTCCAGGCTTACTCTCCACCATGCACCTTAACAAGCGTACAGCTGACCTCCATATTCACGGACCTAGAGGGCTTGACGAAGTATTGCTTGCCAACTTCAAGCACTCAAGAACTGTCCTGAACTTTCGTGTATTCATTTACGAAAACACCAATGAGTTTCCTGAGGTCATTTTTGAAAACGATGCCTTGACTGTAGAGACCATTCCTCTTTCGCATAGAGTACCTTGTACAGGTTTTCTGATTAAAGAAAAACCAAAGCAACGTCGTATCATTCCTGAAAAACTTCCATCAGGCATTTCATTTGACATGTTCAAAAAGCTGAAAGCTGGTGAGAATGTGAATTTTGAAGGGCAGTTACTTGTCAGTGAGAACGTGACATTGCCTCCCAAGAAAAGTCGTTCGTATGCTTTTTGCTCTGACACTCGTTTTCTGGAGTCAATTATTCCACAAGTTACCAATGCAGACTTGCTCTACCATGAAGCTACATTTGCTGAAAAACACAAAGAGCGAGCAGCTATTACCTTTCACAGTACTGCAAGGGAAGCCGGCATAATTGCAGCCAATGCCAATGTTGGCAAATTGCTGATTGGTCATTTCTCGGCCCGTTATAAGGACTTAGATCCACTGCTGGAAGAAGCCAGAGAAGTGTTTGAGGATACTGACCTTGCCATTGAAGGCTCTTCTTTCGAAATTGTTTGCTAA
- a CDS encoding response regulator: protein MTITEKFKNASIQRKIVWIIMLVSTVSLVLASAFFFTYDFVSYRNKMIRDVSQLAKIIGDNNDASVELNQQVAAQRNLYEILSRDPHILQGAIFDKRQRLFAFYDVRLLQNPESGEEEYVTIKETTDSEKTHTSPTFSEESVRFDFFANHLDIFVSTYDDNGRINTVFLRSELEVFYDRLLRYLGVYIIFFACTLLVSYILSIKLQSFISKPILDLAQVTKRISSNKDYSIRIDYDRNDEIDTLISAFNGMLSEIGTQNESLVRAKEEAELSAKAKQEFLANMSHEIRTPMNGVIGVADLLGETDLNTQQKKYLDIIRNSADNLLVIINDILDLSKIESGKMVFEDGVIQLSRVIDTVIASCMPKLEAKKLQVNVEHDPDVPASIIGDAVRLNQILLNLFSNAIKFTIKGYVTLGYKLQDETSDDVLLRFYVKDTGIGIPRDKFEAIFTSFTQATSDTTRKFGGTGLGLSISRQLVELQGGKMFLESELGKGSVFSFELKFKKQSEVTIDSVDEHAAVEQEKEVYATGKHKILLAEDNDVNQMLVVTLLNQWGYEVDVAENGKVAVEMLENNSYGLILMDVHMPEMDGYSATRKIRSMMKAPKNEVPIIAMTASALKGEADRCIAAGMDDYISKPFNKNILYEKIARTLAIYEG from the coding sequence ATGACAATAACTGAAAAATTTAAGAATGCTTCTATCCAACGCAAGATAGTATGGATCATCATGTTGGTGAGTACAGTCTCTCTTGTGTTGGCCTCTGCTTTTTTCTTTACCTATGATTTTGTGTCATACAGGAATAAAATGATTCGGGACGTTTCCCAGTTGGCAAAAATTATTGGAGACAATAATGATGCATCGGTGGAGCTGAATCAGCAGGTGGCTGCCCAACGAAACCTGTATGAAATCCTATCTAGAGATCCTCATATACTTCAAGGAGCCATCTTTGACAAGAGGCAGCGTTTGTTTGCCTTTTATGATGTACGCCTGTTGCAAAATCCTGAAAGTGGTGAAGAGGAATACGTTACTATCAAAGAGACAACAGACAGTGAGAAAACCCATACATCTCCTACCTTTTCTGAAGAATCTGTTCGTTTCGATTTTTTTGCAAACCATTTAGATATTTTCGTTAGCACCTATGATGATAATGGGCGTATCAATACCGTTTTTTTACGCTCAGAACTGGAAGTCTTTTATGACAGGCTATTGAGATACCTAGGGGTTTACATTATATTCTTCGCTTGTACATTACTGGTATCCTATATTCTCTCTATCAAATTACAGTCCTTTATTTCCAAGCCTATATTGGATTTGGCTCAGGTAACCAAGAGGATTTCATCTAATAAAGATTACTCCATTCGTATAGATTATGACCGTAATGATGAGATAGATACATTGATTAGTGCTTTCAATGGAATGCTCTCTGAGATTGGAACACAAAATGAGAGCTTGGTAAGGGCAAAAGAAGAAGCAGAGCTTTCCGCTAAGGCAAAACAGGAGTTCTTGGCAAATATGAGTCACGAAATACGAACTCCAATGAATGGTGTAATCGGGGTAGCAGATTTGCTGGGTGAGACAGACCTGAATACACAGCAGAAGAAATACTTGGATATCATTCGCAACTCAGCAGATAACCTTCTGGTGATTATCAATGATATTCTGGACCTGTCAAAAATAGAGTCAGGGAAGATGGTGTTTGAGGATGGTGTAATCCAACTTTCAAGAGTAATTGATACTGTAATTGCTTCGTGTATGCCTAAACTGGAGGCTAAAAAGCTTCAAGTGAATGTGGAGCATGATCCAGATGTACCTGCTTCTATTATAGGAGATGCTGTAAGGTTAAATCAGATATTGCTGAACCTCTTTTCAAATGCTATCAAGTTTACGATTAAGGGGTATGTAACGCTTGGATATAAACTTCAAGATGAGACCAGTGACGATGTGTTACTCAGGTTTTATGTCAAGGATACAGGTATTGGTATTCCTAGAGATAAATTTGAGGCAATTTTTACAAGTTTTACACAGGCTACTTCAGATACTACTCGGAAGTTTGGAGGTACTGGATTAGGCTTGTCAATTTCGAGACAACTGGTAGAGCTTCAGGGTGGTAAAATGTTTTTGGAAAGTGAACTTGGAAAGGGAAGTGTATTTTCTTTTGAACTGAAGTTTAAAAAGCAATCTGAGGTAACTATTGATTCGGTAGATGAGCATGCTGCCGTAGAGCAGGAAAAAGAAGTTTACGCTACAGGAAAGCACAAGATTCTACTAGCGGAAGACAATGATGTAAACCAGATGCTTGTGGTGACGCTTTTGAATCAATGGGGATACGAAGTGGATGTCGCAGAGAATGGAAAAGTAGCCGTAGAGATGTTAGAAAATAACAGCTATGGATTGATCTTGATGGATGTACATATGCCTGAGATGGATGGTTATAGTGCTACCAGAAAAATCAGAAGTATGATGAAAGCACCAAAGAATGAAGTGCCAATCATAGCCATGACAGCATCAGCCCTCAAAGGAGAAGCCGACAGGTGTATTGCGGCAGGTATGGATGATTATATATCCAAGCCATTTAACAAGAATATTCTATATGAGAAAATAGCCAGGACATTGGCTATATATGAAGGATGA
- a CDS encoding YfiR family protein yields MMGRIQMTDLEVVPNLVTINHRGIVEIKQAIFYRTLPIMVVLLLIMSMPKQANAQYAEYETKAGMIYTFGKLVTWPSKAFDSKNKLVLGVLGDDPFGSIIDNVLKNRPVNGRYWEIRRGTSIKELKGSHIIFIGNSYPRDVLKSILDDIYSKKNSMVLTIGDNIDGFCELGGIINLTTNLYQLNVTAANNAQLTVDVKLLNLASDIVPYDNN; encoded by the coding sequence ATGATGGGGAGAATTCAAATGACAGATTTAGAAGTTGTGCCAAACCTAGTTACAATTAATCACAGAGGTATTGTGGAGATCAAACAAGCAATTTTTTATAGGACTTTACCCATAATGGTGGTGTTGCTGCTTATTATGTCAATGCCTAAGCAAGCGAATGCTCAGTATGCTGAGTATGAGACTAAAGCAGGTATGATATATACTTTTGGTAAGTTAGTGACTTGGCCAAGTAAAGCATTTGACAGTAAGAATAAGCTGGTTTTGGGAGTGCTCGGGGATGACCCATTTGGGTCTATCATTGACAATGTATTAAAAAACAGACCTGTAAATGGTCGTTACTGGGAAATCCGGAGAGGAACCTCTATCAAGGAGCTGAAAGGTTCTCATATTATTTTTATTGGAAACAGTTATCCAAGAGATGTACTCAAGTCTATCTTGGATGATATTTACAGCAAGAAAAACTCAATGGTACTGACTATCGGTGATAATATTGATGGCTTTTGTGAGCTTGGTGGTATTATTAACCTGACTACTAACTTATATCAGCTAAATGTAACCGCTGCAAATAATGCCCAATTGACAGTCGATGTCAAACTACTTAACCTAGCAAGTGATATTGTACCCTATGACAATAACTGA
- a CDS encoding polyprenyl synthetase family protein, producing MSVNIQDIQEPIIGEMVEFEKKFRQFMKSNVRLLDNIMGYIVKRKGKQLRPILVFLSAGLTGEINESTHRGAALIELLHTATLVHDDVVDDANYRRGFFSVNALWKNKIAVLVGDYLLSKGLLLSIDNDDFQLLKIVSTAVKEMSEGELLQIEKARRLDITEDVYYEIIRQKTATLISACCSVGAASVGSSKDTIARMHLLGEKIGIAFQIKDDLFDYGTAEVGKPLGIDIKEKKMTLPLIFALNQATWMQRKKVIFMVKNQNENPKKVNEVIEFVKNSGGLEYATEVMNRYIKEAREILNTFPESEFRTSMDDLITYVIERKK from the coding sequence ATGTCGGTAAACATACAAGACATACAGGAACCGATTATCGGGGAAATGGTGGAATTTGAAAAGAAGTTCCGCCAATTTATGAAAAGTAATGTACGCCTGCTTGACAATATCATGGGATATATCGTTAAGCGGAAAGGAAAGCAATTACGCCCAATTCTGGTATTCCTCTCAGCAGGTCTTACAGGGGAAATCAATGAGTCAACTCACCGTGGGGCAGCACTTATTGAGTTATTGCATACCGCAACACTTGTACATGATGATGTGGTGGATGATGCCAATTACAGAAGAGGTTTTTTCTCTGTCAATGCACTGTGGAAAAACAAGATCGCTGTATTGGTAGGGGATTACTTGTTGTCAAAAGGTTTACTACTTTCGATTGACAATGACGATTTCCAGTTGTTGAAAATTGTTTCGACAGCCGTTAAGGAAATGAGTGAGGGGGAACTTCTTCAAATAGAGAAAGCCCGTAGGCTTGATATCACAGAAGATGTTTACTATGAAATCATTCGTCAAAAAACAGCAACCTTGATCTCTGCTTGCTGTTCAGTGGGGGCGGCTTCTGTTGGATCTTCCAAGGATACGATTGCTCGTATGCATCTGTTAGGTGAAAAAATAGGTATCGCATTTCAGATTAAAGATGACTTGTTTGACTATGGTACTGCGGAGGTAGGCAAGCCATTGGGAATTGACATTAAGGAGAAGAAAATGACCTTGCCACTTATTTTTGCCTTAAATCAGGCAACTTGGATGCAAAGGAAGAAGGTTATCTTTATGGTGAAGAACCAGAACGAGAATCCTAAAAAGGTCAATGAGGTGATTGAGTTTGTGAAAAACTCAGGAGGTCTGGAGTATGCGACTGAAGTAATGAATCGCTATATAAAGGAAGCAAGAGAAATATTGAATACATTTCCTGAGTCAGAGTTTAGAACTTCTATGGACGATTTGATTACTTATGTAATTGAAAGAAAAAAGTAG
- the rsmG gene encoding 16S rRNA (guanine(527)-N(7))-methyltransferase RsmG, whose product MEIINKYFPDLTEQQKEQFSKLQDLYSDLNEKVNVVSRKDIQNLYERHVLHSLGIAQKFSFKPGTKILDVGTGGGFPGIPLAIMFPEVQFHLVDSIGKKIWVVNEVAAALGLKNVTAEQVRAEKVKDKYDFVVSRAVTRINVLFRWIQDIIKKEDKHDFHNGLICLKGGDLKEEFAKFKRNYRFYDMADFYEEEFFETKKVVYVPAK is encoded by the coding sequence ATGGAAATCATCAATAAATACTTTCCCGATCTTACAGAACAGCAGAAGGAGCAATTTTCAAAATTGCAGGACTTATATTCAGACCTGAATGAAAAGGTAAATGTGGTATCCAGAAAGGATATTCAAAACTTATATGAACGTCATGTGCTTCATTCGTTAGGTATTGCCCAAAAATTTTCGTTCAAGCCAGGTACTAAAATTCTGGATGTTGGAACAGGAGGAGGTTTTCCTGGTATCCCATTGGCGATCATGTTTCCTGAAGTACAGTTTCATTTAGTAGACTCCATTGGTAAGAAAATATGGGTAGTCAATGAGGTGGCAGCAGCATTGGGGCTTAAGAACGTGACAGCAGAGCAGGTTCGTGCTGAGAAAGTCAAAGATAAGTATGACTTTGTGGTAAGCCGTGCTGTTACCCGAATCAATGTGCTGTTCCGCTGGATACAGGATATCATTAAAAAAGAGGATAAACACGATTTCCATAACGGGTTGATTTGCCTGAAAGGTGGAGATTTGAAGGAAGAGTTTGCCAAGTTCAAGCGAAATTACCGCTTTTATGATATGGCAGATTTTTATGAAGAAGAGTTTTTTGAAACTAAAAAAGTAGTCTATGTTCCTGCCAAGTAA
- a CDS encoding sigma-70 family RNA polymerase sigma factor, with the protein MEVEKKFSDKALEDFAFIDRAIEGDEQAYASLMNRYRKSVYHTILKMVRNVDDAEDLTIEAFAKAFKNLSKFKKDYTFSTWLFRIATNNAIDFIRKKKLDTYSIDAEVTNKDGDTMSFNIRDERLNPQEEAIKSQKIEIIRQFVALLPPKYQRLVKLRYFEELSYDEIAKEIEAPLGTVKAQLHRARELLFDLVKNSKNVI; encoded by the coding sequence ATGGAAGTAGAAAAAAAGTTTTCAGACAAAGCACTGGAAGATTTCGCATTTATTGACCGTGCCATTGAGGGTGACGAACAGGCGTATGCGTCTTTGATGAACCGCTACCGCAAGTCTGTTTATCATACTATCCTTAAAATGGTTCGAAATGTGGATGACGCCGAAGACCTGACCATCGAAGCGTTTGCTAAAGCCTTTAAAAACCTATCAAAATTCAAGAAAGACTATACTTTTAGTACTTGGCTGTTCCGTATTGCAACAAACAATGCAATTGACTTTATCCGAAAGAAAAAACTGGACACTTACAGCATTGATGCAGAGGTGACCAATAAGGATGGGGACACCATGAGTTTTAATATCAGGGATGAACGCTTGAATCCTCAGGAAGAAGCTATCAAAAGCCAGAAGATTGAAATCATCAGACAGTTTGTAGCATTGTTGCCGCCAAAATATCAGCGTTTGGTGAAGCTACGTTACTTTGAGGAGCTTTCTTATGATGAAATTGCCAAAGAAATTGAAGCACCTTTGGGTACCGTGAAAGCACAACTTCACCGTGCTAGAGAATTGCTGTTTGATTTGGTGAAAAACAGTAAGAATGTGATTTAA
- a CDS encoding glycosyltransferase, whose protein sequence is MYFFELYCFFIHAQILIIILVYTRPLYYHDRKAIKYETELPVSVIIAAHNELPNLRKLLPALLQQKHKDFEIIIADDRSSDGSDVYLERQAILNKKLRYVRIDEVPVGKSPKKNALEKAIALAQHDVLLFTDADCIPLTFDWLRNMAAGYDSKKEIVLGVSLYEQRKGWLNRFIQYETLITALQYTSFALIGLPFMGVGRNLSYKKSLFQKSGGFGAQMKIMSGDDDLMINKMSDRKNVAVVLQPESQTISAPKETFADWYVQKKRHLSVGKFYSLRNKLMLGFITFSHISVYFLSLILWGLNVQVLYVFILFISRVVILMLVLSLAARKFASPVKWWLTPIMDLIYIVYQISVGFVSLISKHIRWK, encoded by the coding sequence ATGTATTTTTTTGAGCTGTACTGTTTCTTTATCCATGCACAGATATTGATTATTATTCTGGTTTATACGCGACCCCTGTATTACCATGATAGGAAAGCAATAAAGTATGAAACAGAATTGCCAGTTTCTGTGATCATAGCTGCACATAATGAATTACCCAATCTAAGGAAGTTACTACCAGCCCTTTTGCAGCAAAAACATAAGGATTTTGAAATTATCATAGCGGATGACAGGTCTTCAGATGGTTCGGATGTCTATTTGGAAAGGCAGGCCATTTTAAATAAAAAACTTCGTTACGTAAGGATTGATGAGGTTCCAGTTGGAAAATCTCCCAAAAAAAATGCATTGGAAAAAGCCATTGCTTTAGCACAACATGATGTATTACTTTTTACAGATGCAGATTGTATTCCGCTTACTTTTGACTGGCTGAGGAACATGGCGGCAGGGTATGACTCCAAGAAGGAAATTGTATTGGGGGTAAGTCTCTACGAACAACGAAAAGGATGGTTGAACCGTTTTATTCAGTATGAGACTTTAATAACGGCCTTGCAATACACCTCATTTGCCTTGATTGGACTTCCTTTTATGGGTGTAGGAAGGAACCTGTCATATAAAAAATCCTTATTTCAAAAGAGTGGAGGGTTCGGAGCCCAGATGAAGATCATGAGTGGAGATGATGATCTGATGATTAATAAAATGTCGGACAGGAAGAATGTGGCAGTAGTATTGCAACCTGAAAGTCAAACAATATCAGCTCCTAAGGAAACTTTTGCAGATTGGTATGTGCAGAAAAAGCGCCATTTATCAGTAGGCAAATTTTATTCTTTACGAAATAAGTTGATGTTAGGTTTCATTACTTTTTCACACATTTCAGTTTATTTTTTATCTTTGATTCTGTGGGGGCTCAATGTACAGGTACTTTATGTTTTTATACTTTTTATTTCCAGAGTAGTTATATTAATGTTAGTACTGAGCTTAGCTGCCCGTAAATTTGCTAGTCCCGTAAAGTGGTGGTTAACCCCCATCATGGACCTTATATATATAGTTTACCAGATATCAGTAGGGTTCGTCTCATTGATCTCAAAACATATAAGATGGAAGTAG
- the ychF gene encoding redox-regulated ATPase YchF — protein MGLKCGIVGLPNVGKSTLFNALTSANNAESANFPFCTIEPNVGVVTVPDERLRVLEQLVNPQKVLPTVIEFVDIAGLVKGASKGEGLGNQFLANIREVDAIIHVVRCFKDDNIVHVAGKVDPIEDKEVIDTELQLKDLESVDKKIQKVVKMAKTGSAEAKKELVVLEKFQKHLEGGNNARSIEAEDEEWEVVADLQLLTAKPVIYLANVEEDSIHTGNEHTAELKKIADAESAQMILVCAAIEEQIAQFEEEEEKEMFLEEYGLKESGLHKLIRASYTLLNLITYFTAGVKEVRAWTIHRGWKAPQAAGVIHTDFERGFIRAEVIKYADFVEYKSEAGCREAGKLNVEGKEYVVNDGDVMHFRFNV, from the coding sequence ATGGGATTGAAATGCGGTATCGTTGGTTTGCCTAACGTAGGTAAGTCAACACTGTTCAATGCGCTGACTAGCGCCAACAATGCTGAATCTGCTAACTTTCCGTTTTGTACGATCGAACCTAACGTAGGTGTTGTAACAGTACCTGACGAAAGATTGAGAGTTCTGGAGCAACTGGTAAACCCACAGAAGGTATTGCCTACCGTTATTGAGTTTGTAGACATTGCAGGACTTGTAAAAGGTGCAAGTAAAGGTGAAGGTCTTGGTAACCAATTCTTGGCTAACATCCGTGAGGTAGATGCTATCATTCACGTGGTAAGATGTTTCAAGGATGACAATATCGTTCACGTAGCAGGCAAAGTAGATCCTATTGAGGACAAAGAAGTCATTGATACAGAACTTCAGCTTAAAGACCTTGAATCAGTAGATAAAAAGATTCAGAAGGTTGTGAAAATGGCTAAGACAGGTTCTGCTGAGGCAAAAAAGGAACTTGTTGTACTGGAGAAATTCCAAAAACATTTGGAAGGTGGTAACAATGCAAGAAGTATTGAAGCTGAAGACGAAGAGTGGGAAGTAGTAGCAGATTTACAACTGTTGACAGCTAAGCCAGTGATCTATTTGGCGAACGTTGAGGAAGACAGCATTCATACAGGCAATGAGCATACAGCTGAGTTGAAGAAAATCGCTGATGCTGAAAGTGCTCAGATGATTCTGGTTTGTGCAGCAATCGAGGAACAAATTGCTCAGTTCGAAGAGGAAGAAGAGAAGGAAATGTTCTTGGAAGAGTACGGCTTAAAAGAGTCAGGTCTTCACAAGTTGATCAGAGCTTCTTATACACTGCTGAACCTGATTACTTACTTTACAGCAGGTGTAAAAGAAGTAAGAGCTTGGACAATTCACAGAGGCTGGAAAGCACCACAAGCTGCTGGTGTAATCCATACAGACTTCGAGCGTGGCTTTATCCGTGCTGAAGTGATCAAGTATGCAGACTTTGTAGAGTACAAGAGTGAGGCAGGCTGCCGTGAAGCAGGTAAGCTGAATGTAGAAGGTAAAGAGTATGTTGTGAATGATGGTGATGTGATGCACTTCCGTTTCAACGTATAA
- a CDS encoding O-methyltransferase yields MLTAIDFLRYQIKAGNAHGLHSPYVFKLFTDVIEPYKHYYAFDEIEALRTALLEDNTKLKVTDFGAGSKKLKSKERKVKDIAKNSLSSQKVGELLFKLVAYLKPKEVIELGTCLGISTLYLAKVSPDVHITTFEGCPIQMDVAESIFKSTGADNITTIQGNLDETLGPFLSQKNKVDFVYFDANHRYEPTVRYFETFLPYKHEETVFVFDDIHWSNGMRKAWEKIKCHPEVKITIDLFQVGLVLFRDKQPKQDFTLLF; encoded by the coding sequence ATGCTAACAGCAATCGACTTTTTACGTTATCAAATCAAAGCAGGCAACGCACACGGACTACATTCACCCTATGTATTCAAACTATTTACCGATGTCATTGAGCCATACAAACACTACTATGCATTTGATGAAATAGAGGCACTCCGTACTGCATTACTGGAAGATAACACGAAATTAAAAGTCACCGATTTTGGTGCTGGCTCCAAGAAGCTCAAATCCAAAGAACGTAAAGTAAAAGACATTGCCAAAAACTCTTTGAGTAGTCAAAAAGTAGGAGAATTACTCTTCAAGCTTGTAGCATACCTAAAGCCCAAAGAAGTGATTGAGTTAGGAACTTGCTTGGGTATTTCGACATTATATTTGGCTAAAGTTTCTCCCGATGTCCATATTACCACCTTCGAAGGGTGCCCCATTCAAATGGATGTTGCAGAAAGCATCTTCAAGTCAACTGGAGCAGACAACATCACCACTATTCAGGGTAACCTAGACGAAACATTGGGGCCGTTTCTTTCTCAAAAGAACAAGGTTGATTTCGTTTATTTTGATGCCAATCACCGCTACGAACCTACCGTCAGGTATTTTGAGACCTTTCTTCCTTACAAACATGAGGAGACTGTTTTTGTCTTTGATGATATTCATTGGTCTAATGGCATGCGCAAAGCTTGGGAGAAAATCAAATGTCACCCTGAAGTAAAAATCACAATTGACCTATTTCAAGTAGGGTTAGTCCTCTTTAGAGACAAGCAACCCAAGCAGGATTTCACATTACTTTTCTAA
- the pepT gene encoding peptidase T codes for MEEIKNELIERFTRYVQYDTEAKPEVEHIPSTPNQHILAKDLAEELKSIGMEDVTVDEHAYVMATLPANTDKQLPTIGFVAHIDTTPDYTGHNVKPQVWENYDGGDLILNKEKEIILSSEEFPMLKSYKGQTVITSDGTTLLGADDKAGVTEIVTAMHYLIKHPEIKHGKIRICFTPDEEVGKGADLFDVEKFGAEWAYTMDGGPMGELEFENFNAAFAKIHFVGHNVHPGTAKNVMVNSMYRAAEFIQALPADEVPEKTTGYEGFFHLLSMHGETENTTLQYIIRDHDRQKYEDKKQLIETLVEDFKKKYGEKSISIEMIDQYFNMREKVEPVMHIVDVAEKAMKELGITPDIKPIRGGTDGARLSYMGLPCPNIFAGGHNMHSRYEFVPVETMMKATEVIVKIAELVAKQ; via the coding sequence ATGGAGGAAATCAAGAATGAATTGATTGAGCGTTTCACACGCTATGTACAGTACGATACTGAAGCAAAACCAGAAGTTGAGCATATTCCAAGTACTCCCAACCAGCATATATTGGCAAAAGACCTTGCCGAAGAACTTAAGTCAATTGGTATGGAAGACGTTACAGTGGATGAACACGCTTATGTAATGGCAACCTTACCTGCTAATACTGATAAGCAGCTGCCTACTATTGGTTTTGTTGCACATATTGATACAACACCTGACTATACGGGTCATAATGTAAAACCTCAGGTTTGGGAAAATTATGATGGTGGTGATCTGATATTGAATAAGGAAAAGGAAATAATTCTTTCTTCAGAGGAATTTCCAATGCTGAAAAGTTATAAAGGACAGACTGTTATTACTTCCGATGGGACAACATTACTCGGTGCCGATGATAAGGCGGGAGTAACGGAGATTGTGACAGCGATGCATTACTTGATCAAACATCCTGAAATCAAGCATGGCAAAATCAGAATCTGTTTCACACCTGATGAGGAAGTAGGCAAAGGAGCTGACTTGTTCGATGTGGAAAAGTTTGGTGCTGAGTGGGCCTATACCATGGATGGTGGACCAATGGGAGAGCTGGAGTTTGAAAACTTTAATGCAGCTTTTGCCAAAATTCATTTTGTAGGACATAACGTGCATCCTGGAACTGCCAAAAATGTGATGGTTAATTCTATGTACAGGGCTGCTGAGTTTATACAAGCATTACCAGCTGATGAAGTTCCTGAAAAAACAACAGGGTATGAAGGCTTTTTCCATTTGTTGAGCATGCATGGTGAAACGGAGAATACAACATTACAGTACATTATCCGTGACCATGATCGCCAAAAATATGAAGACAAGAAGCAATTGATTGAGACGTTGGTGGAGGATTTCAAAAAGAAATATGGAGAGAAGTCCATTTCCATTGAAATGATCGATCAATACTTTAATATGCGTGAAAAGGTAGAGCCTGTAATGCATATTGTTGATGTGGCAGAAAAGGCCATGAAAGAGTTGGGTATTACACCTGATATTAAGCCTATTAGAGGTGGTACGGATGGCGCCAGACTTTCATATATGGGACTTCCATGTCCTAACATCTTTGCTGGTGGTCATAATATGCACTCTCGATATGAGTTCGTTCCTGTAGAGACGATGATGAAAGCAACAGAAGTGATTGTGAAAATTGCAGAGCTAGTTGCAAAACAATAG